From the genome of Rhizobium sp. NXC24, one region includes:
- a CDS encoding ABC transporter permease: MFKYILWRLAVMVPTLLVISMLVFTIIQLPPGDFFESQIAELRAQGESANLQEIQDLRHEYGLDKPIALQYVYWVAGMLHGDFGYSFEYQLPVSEVVGDRLWLTILVSMTTIMLTWLVAFPIGIYSATHQYSWGDYGLTFLGLLGIAIPNFMLALILMYFANIWFGVTIGHLMDQKYLSQPMSWEKARSILSHLWIPVIIVGTAGTAGMIRRLRANLLDEMQKQYVITARAKGLHPLRALVKYPLRMALNFFVADIGSILPSIISGAEITAIVLSLETTGPMLIKALQSQDMYLAGSFLMFLAFLNVIGVLISDIALGFLDPRIRLQGRSTK; encoded by the coding sequence GTGTTTAAATATATCCTTTGGCGCCTTGCGGTGATGGTTCCGACGCTGCTCGTCATCTCGATGTTGGTCTTCACCATCATCCAGTTGCCGCCAGGCGATTTCTTCGAAAGCCAGATCGCCGAACTTCGCGCGCAGGGCGAGAGTGCCAATCTGCAAGAGATCCAGGATCTTCGCCACGAATACGGGCTCGATAAGCCCATTGCCTTGCAATATGTCTATTGGGTCGCCGGCATGCTGCATGGCGATTTCGGCTATTCCTTCGAATATCAACTGCCGGTCTCGGAGGTCGTCGGCGACAGGTTGTGGCTGACGATCCTTGTTTCGATGACGACGATCATGTTGACGTGGCTGGTCGCCTTCCCCATCGGCATCTACTCCGCCACCCATCAATATAGCTGGGGTGACTACGGCCTGACTTTCCTCGGCCTGCTCGGCATCGCAATTCCGAATTTCATGCTGGCGCTGATCCTGATGTATTTCGCCAATATCTGGTTCGGCGTCACCATCGGCCATCTGATGGATCAGAAATATCTATCGCAGCCGATGAGCTGGGAAAAGGCGCGCTCGATCCTCTCGCATCTGTGGATTCCCGTCATCATCGTCGGCACTGCTGGCACCGCCGGCATGATCAGACGCCTGCGCGCCAACCTGCTCGACGAAATGCAGAAGCAATATGTCATCACCGCCCGCGCGAAGGGGTTGCACCCGCTCCGGGCACTGGTGAAATATCCACTGCGCATGGCGCTTAATTTCTTCGTCGCCGATATTGGCTCGATCCTGCCGTCGATCATTTCCGGCGCCGAAATCACCGCCATCGTGCTGTCTCTGGAGACGACCGGGCCGATGCTGATCAAGGCGTTGCAAAGCCAGGATATGTATCTCGCCGGCTCGTTCCTGATGTTCCTCGCTTTCCTGAACGTTATCGGCGTGTTGATCTCCGATATCGCCCTCGGCTTCCTCGATCCCCGCATCCGCTTGCAAGGCAGGAGCACAAAGTGA
- a CDS encoding ABC transporter substrate-binding protein: MVTRRTFLGFLASSVLPLPAVAADADNEPDFLHDWLRAGQMPPLAQRLPKMPRIINLAALGREPGRYGGSIRMLIGGQNDLRLMNVYGYARLVGYDQTLTLQPDILESYTVENDCIFTFKLREGHKWSDGHPFTSDDFRYWWEDVILNKKLTPGGGALELRPHGDLPRFEVIDELTVRYSWDQPNPYFLPNLAAPQALVLVGPSHYLKQFHPKYQDDIRLSALMKQYRVKKVADLHIKMARVYRQENPELPVLDPWHNTTAPPAEQFVFERNPYFHRIDENGKQLPYVDRFVLNVSSSAIISAKAGTGESDLQATGIDFDDYTFLRDAEKRYPIKVNLWKATRGSRVALMPNLNSADPVWRQVLCDVRVRRALSLAIDRHEINMAVFYGLGTESADTVLPESPLYKPEYAKAWIAHDPAQANTLLDAAGLDKRDADGIRLLPDGRRAEITVETAGESTLDTDVLELVIDHWRKVGIALFTRTSQRDIFRSRAMGGRVMMSIWYGLDNGVATADMNPGQLAPTMDDQMQWPLWGMYYLSRGTQGTAPDLPEVKKLVELLGKWGESTSSFERAGIWHQMLELYTDQVFSIGLINGTLQPVVRASRLQNVPEKALYGFDPTCYLGVYMPDTFWLKEDQPRV; the protein is encoded by the coding sequence GTGGTAACCCGTCGAACCTTTCTCGGTTTTCTTGCATCTTCCGTGTTGCCGCTGCCGGCTGTCGCGGCGGATGCCGACAATGAACCCGACTTCCTGCACGACTGGCTGCGGGCCGGCCAGATGCCGCCGCTGGCGCAGCGCCTGCCGAAGATGCCCCGTATCATCAATCTCGCCGCACTCGGTCGCGAGCCCGGCCGCTATGGCGGCTCGATACGCATGCTCATCGGCGGCCAGAACGATCTGCGTCTTATGAATGTCTACGGTTATGCCCGTCTGGTGGGTTATGATCAGACGCTGACGCTGCAGCCGGATATCCTCGAATCCTACACGGTTGAAAACGACTGTATTTTCACCTTCAAGCTGCGTGAGGGTCATAAGTGGTCGGACGGCCATCCGTTCACATCAGACGATTTCCGCTATTGGTGGGAAGATGTCATTCTGAACAAGAAGTTGACGCCGGGCGGTGGCGCGCTGGAGCTGCGTCCGCATGGCGATCTGCCGCGCTTCGAAGTCATCGATGAGCTGACCGTGCGTTATAGCTGGGACCAGCCCAATCCGTATTTCCTGCCAAATCTTGCCGCGCCGCAAGCCTTGGTGCTGGTCGGCCCCAGCCATTATCTCAAGCAGTTCCATCCGAAATATCAAGACGATATCCGCCTTTCGGCGCTTATGAAGCAGTATCGCGTCAAGAAAGTCGCTGACCTGCACATCAAGATGGCCCGCGTCTATCGTCAGGAAAATCCCGAGCTGCCGGTGCTGGATCCCTGGCACAACACGACCGCACCGCCGGCCGAGCAATTCGTGTTCGAGCGCAATCCCTATTTCCATCGCATCGATGAAAACGGCAAGCAATTGCCGTATGTCGATCGCTTTGTTCTAAACGTCAGCTCATCCGCGATCATTTCGGCCAAGGCCGGCACCGGCGAAAGCGATTTGCAGGCGACCGGTATCGATTTCGACGACTACACCTTCCTGCGGGACGCGGAGAAACGTTATCCGATCAAGGTCAATCTTTGGAAGGCGACGCGCGGGTCGCGCGTGGCGCTGATGCCAAACCTCAATAGCGCCGATCCGGTCTGGCGGCAGGTGTTGTGCGACGTGCGGGTGCGCCGCGCCTTGTCGCTGGCTATCGACCGCCACGAGATCAATATGGCGGTTTTCTATGGCCTCGGCACCGAAAGCGCCGACACCGTGCTGCCGGAAAGCCCGCTCTATAAGCCGGAATATGCCAAGGCCTGGATCGCCCATGATCCGGCCCAGGCCAACACCTTGCTCGATGCCGCCGGCCTCGATAAGCGCGATGCGGACGGCATTCGCCTGCTGCCGGATGGTCGACGGGCAGAAATCACCGTTGAGACCGCCGGCGAAAGCACCCTCGACACCGATGTGCTGGAGCTCGTCATCGACCACTGGCGCAAAGTCGGCATCGCGCTCTTCACCCGCACATCGCAGCGCGACATCTTCCGCAGCCGCGCCATGGGCGGGCGCGTCATGATGTCGATCTGGTACGGCCTCGACAATGGAGTGGCGACCGCCGACATGAATCCCGGCCAGCTTGCGCCGACCATGGACGACCAGATGCAATGGCCGCTCTGGGGCATGTATTATCTCTCCCGCGGCACTCAGGGCACGGCACCCGATCTGCCGGAGGTCAAGAAGCTCGTCGAGCTGCTGGGAAAATGGGGCGAGTCGACTTCATCCTTCGAGCGGGCCGGAATCTGGCATCAGATGCTGGAGCTCTATACCGATCAGGTCTTTTCCATCGGCCTGATCAATGGCACGCTGCAGCCGGTCGTGCGTGCGTCACGTTTGCAGAATGTGCCGGAAAAAGCGCTCTACGGTTTCGATCCGACCTGCTATCTCGGCGTCTATATGCCTGACACCTTCTGGCTGAAGGAGGATCAACCGCGTGTTTAA
- a CDS encoding glycosyltransferase family protein, with protein sequence MKRRLEDARILMYSHDTFGLGHLRRCRTIAHALVEDYRGLNVLIVSGATIAGAFDYRARVDFVKVPSVIKLRDGEYTSMASHIDLQETLKMRQSIIRHTAETFQPDIFIVDKEPMGLKGEVEETLQYLKARGTTLVLGMRDVMDAPHLLEAEWKKNNALQKIDQFYDRVWVYGPPDFHDPLVGLDVPPGVRRKMEFVGFLQRSVSTLGTKSEHVPDEDYILVTTGGGGDGADLVSDVIGAFEHDNTLQHKTLIVLGPYMPAKERNQLLERASKIACLQVIEFDNKMEELIAGAKGVVAMGGYNTYCEILSFDKPALIIPRTRPREEQLIRAQRASELGLVDMLLPEESADPKQLAAALKRLPTRAPPSASGGNMRLEGLVHISRIVGEWFDDRDHYPPLSIVAE encoded by the coding sequence ATGAAGCGGCGCTTAGAAGATGCTCGAATCCTCATGTATAGTCATGACACGTTCGGTCTCGGTCACCTCAGGCGGTGTCGAACCATCGCGCACGCGCTTGTCGAGGATTATCGCGGGCTGAACGTCCTGATCGTTTCCGGCGCGACGATCGCCGGTGCTTTCGATTATCGAGCGCGAGTCGATTTCGTGAAGGTGCCGAGCGTCATCAAACTGCGCGACGGTGAATATACGTCGATGGCAAGCCATATCGATCTTCAGGAAACGCTGAAGATGCGCCAGTCGATCATCCGCCACACCGCGGAGACCTTTCAGCCCGACATCTTCATCGTCGACAAGGAGCCGATGGGCCTGAAGGGCGAGGTCGAGGAGACCCTGCAATATCTGAAGGCGCGCGGCACGACGCTCGTGCTCGGCATGCGCGACGTCATGGACGCGCCGCACCTGTTGGAAGCGGAGTGGAAGAAAAACAACGCCCTGCAGAAGATCGATCAGTTTTACGATCGCGTCTGGGTCTATGGCCCGCCGGATTTCCATGATCCGCTTGTCGGCCTCGATGTGCCGCCCGGCGTGCGCCGGAAGATGGAGTTCGTCGGATTCCTGCAGCGTAGTGTATCCACCTTGGGCACGAAGTCGGAACATGTGCCTGACGAGGATTACATTCTGGTCACGACCGGCGGCGGTGGCGACGGCGCCGATCTGGTCAGCGATGTCATCGGCGCTTTCGAGCATGACAATACGCTACAACACAAGACGTTGATCGTGCTTGGTCCCTACATGCCGGCCAAGGAGCGTAACCAGTTGCTGGAGCGCGCGAGTAAAATTGCCTGTCTGCAGGTGATCGAGTTCGACAACAAGATGGAAGAGCTGATCGCCGGCGCCAAAGGCGTCGTCGCCATGGGCGGCTACAACACCTATTGCGAGATACTGTCCTTCGACAAGCCGGCGCTGATCATTCCGCGTACGCGCCCACGCGAGGAACAGTTGATCCGCGCTCAGCGGGCAAGCGAGCTCGGCCTTGTCGACATGCTGCTGCCGGAGGAGTCTGCCGATCCGAAACAGCTTGCGGCGGCGCTAAAGCGCTTGCCAACCCGCGCACCACCATCGGCGAGCGGCGGGAACATGCGGCTGGAAGGTCTGGTCCATATTTCCCGCATCGTCGGCGAATGGTTTGACGACCGCGACCACTATCCGCCACTGTCGATCGTCGCCGAATAG
- a CDS encoding ABC transporter permease has product MNAPLPRPGAPLEHYVSTAAFDPEQFEAMSAGQARYYQASQKRLMWWKFKRHKLALASGIFLLLLYAMILISEFLAPYGLHTRNVEYIHSPPQRVHFFNNGEFVGPFVYGRKMTLNLDTLRRIYTDKTEDVQPIRFFCHGDAYRFWGLVDANIHLVCPAVGGQMFLLGTDRLGRDVLSRIIYGARISLTIGLIGIAISFVLGIVIGGLAGYHGGVFDLLVQRVIEVLQSLPSLPLWMALAAIMPVTWSPIIVYFGITIILGILDWTGLARAVRSKLLSLREEDYVLAAQLMGASSPRIIARHLIPGFMSHLIATATISIPSMILGETALSFLGLGLRPPITSWGILLTEAKNVSVIAFYPWLLFPMVPVILVILAFNFLGDGLRDAADPYK; this is encoded by the coding sequence GTGAACGCACCCCTGCCGCGCCCAGGCGCCCCGCTAGAGCATTACGTTTCAACCGCCGCCTTCGATCCGGAGCAGTTCGAGGCCATGTCGGCCGGTCAGGCGCGTTACTACCAGGCCTCGCAGAAGCGGCTGATGTGGTGGAAGTTCAAGCGGCACAAGCTTGCTCTCGCCTCCGGCATCTTCCTGCTGCTGCTTTACGCCATGATTCTGATTTCGGAATTCCTGGCGCCCTACGGCCTGCATACCCGCAATGTCGAATACATTCATTCGCCACCGCAGAGGGTGCATTTCTTCAACAACGGCGAATTCGTCGGCCCCTTCGTCTATGGCCGCAAGATGACGCTCAATCTCGATACGTTGCGGCGGATCTATACCGACAAGACTGAGGACGTGCAGCCGATCCGCTTCTTCTGTCATGGCGACGCCTATCGTTTCTGGGGTCTTGTGGACGCGAACATCCATCTGGTCTGCCCCGCCGTCGGCGGCCAAATGTTCCTGCTCGGCACCGACCGACTGGGTCGCGACGTACTGTCCCGTATCATCTATGGCGCGCGCATCTCCCTGACGATCGGACTGATCGGCATCGCCATCAGCTTCGTGCTCGGGATCGTCATCGGCGGGCTCGCGGGCTATCATGGCGGTGTTTTCGACCTTCTCGTCCAACGGGTCATCGAAGTGCTGCAGTCGTTGCCGAGCCTGCCCTTGTGGATGGCGCTAGCGGCGATCATGCCGGTGACCTGGAGCCCCATCATCGTCTATTTCGGCATCACCATCATCCTCGGTATTCTCGATTGGACCGGACTGGCACGCGCAGTTCGTTCCAAGCTCTTGTCTTTGCGCGAAGAGGACTATGTACTTGCTGCACAATTGATGGGTGCAAGCTCGCCGCGTATTATTGCGCGTCATCTTATACCAGGCTTCATGTCGCATCTGATCGCGACGGCGACGATTTCGATCCCCAGCATGATCCTTGGCGAAACCGCGCTGAGCTTCCTGGGGCTCGGTCTTCGCCCCCCGATCACAAGTTGGGGCATTCTGCTGACGGAGGCAAAGAACGTCAGCGTCATCGCATTTTACCCGTGGCTCCTTTTCCCGATGGTCCCGGTAATTTTGGTCATTTTGGCGTTCAACTTTTTAGGAGACGGCTTGCGCGACGCGGCCGATCCCTACAAATAG
- a CDS encoding glycosyltransferase, with protein MRKKILVVLKGYPRLSETFIAQELLGLERAGFDLTLISMRKPTDKKRHPVHDEIKARVVYLPEYLHNEPLRVLRAFLAGIRKPGFKPLLRQFWADLKRDITPNRVRRFGQALVLAHEWPDNGEWLHAHFIHTPASVTAYASIMTGIPWTCSAHAKDIWTSPDWELSEKLERARWTVTCTRSGFEHMCDLTAMPENVHLSYHGLDLARFSPFTGHHSDRDGSQALEPALLLSVGRAVEKKGYDVLLRALALLPADLHWRFTHIGGGDGLAKLKALAETLGITDRITWKGAMAQEDVLAQYRQADLFALACRVAADGDRDGLPNVLVEASSQRLACLSTNISGVPELVTDGENGFVVPPEDPKALAAAMERAIRNPALRHRLGDAAEKRVREHFDHHSSIWQLTRLFEDQWQKEEQWRKSA; from the coding sequence ATGCGGAAAAAAATCCTGGTGGTCCTCAAGGGCTACCCCCGCTTGTCCGAGACCTTCATCGCACAGGAGCTGCTTGGCCTGGAGCGAGCCGGCTTCGACCTGACGCTGATCTCGATGCGCAAGCCGACGGACAAGAAGCGCCATCCTGTCCATGATGAGATCAAGGCGCGGGTCGTTTACCTGCCGGAATATCTGCACAACGAGCCGCTGCGCGTGCTGCGCGCCTTCCTGGCCGGGATCAGAAAGCCCGGTTTCAAGCCATTGCTGAGGCAGTTCTGGGCCGATCTCAAGCGCGACATCACGCCGAACCGCGTTCGACGTTTCGGCCAGGCGCTGGTGCTGGCGCATGAATGGCCCGACAATGGCGAGTGGCTGCATGCGCATTTCATCCATACGCCAGCCTCGGTGACCGCCTATGCCAGCATCATGACGGGTATTCCCTGGACGTGCTCGGCGCATGCCAAGGATATCTGGACCTCGCCGGACTGGGAGCTGTCGGAAAAGCTCGAACGCGCCCGCTGGACGGTGACCTGCACGCGCAGCGGCTTTGAACACATGTGTGATCTGACCGCAATGCCCGAGAATGTACACCTCAGCTATCACGGCCTCGATCTCGCACGTTTCTCGCCCTTCACAGGCCACCACTCCGATCGCGATGGTTCGCAGGCACTGGAACCCGCTCTGCTGCTCAGCGTCGGGCGTGCGGTGGAGAAGAAGGGTTACGATGTGCTGCTGAGGGCATTGGCGCTGCTGCCCGCCGATCTCCATTGGCGCTTTACCCATATTGGCGGCGGCGATGGGCTGGCGAAGCTGAAGGCGCTCGCCGAGACGCTGGGCATTACCGACCGCATCACCTGGAAAGGCGCGATGGCGCAGGAGGATGTGCTGGCACAATACCGCCAGGCGGATCTCTTCGCCCTTGCCTGCCGTGTGGCGGCGGATGGCGACCGCGACGGTCTGCCGAACGTGCTGGTCGAGGCGTCCAGCCAGCGCCTGGCCTGCCTCTCCACCAATATTTCCGGCGTGCCGGAGCTGGTGACCGATGGCGAAAATGGCTTCGTCGTGCCGCCGGAAGATCCGAAGGCGCTGGCGGCGGCAATGGAACGGGCGATACGCAACCCGGCGCTGCGCCATCGGCTCGGCGACGCCGCCGAGAAACGGGTGCGCGAGCATTTCGACCATCATTCCAGCATCTGGCAATTGACGCGACTGTTCGAGGATCAGTGGCAAAAAGAAGAGCAATGGCGCAAATCCGCATGA
- a CDS encoding adenylate/guanylate cyclase domain-containing protein, protein MMTVHSSVSDIFLDKVAEWLTQSALTGENLESIVRGFCERIAASGLPIARVHLTFSMLHPLYDALGFTWRRAGGLTIEGYRHVNDKPERFVQSPYYYLLSNNLLHLRRRVDVDGPLEFPVFEDLRKEKITDYIAFVQTFGAGSAQGMMGSWSTDSISGFSEEMIGALMRMQNHLAMAAKMAVLGKLANNMLTTYLGGDAGKRVLNGQIRRGDGETIRAALVMGDMRQSTLYAEKEGRQAYIDTLNEFFDAIAAPFNRNGGEILSFLGDGFLAVYPCGRHKDPSKVACEAALSAVFHAQGRVAALNKDRKTRGLSEVRYGIGLHVGNVMFGNVGLKDRLTFSAFGAAVNEVQRLQSLTKKYSTEVVASQAFAGYTGGEWVTLGEERLRGVRQRFTVVHPKAIADANGTTEVFHDVAADGLSEAEQVILLHRDAKKFENRQQVEKFIQ, encoded by the coding sequence ATGATGACCGTTCATTCGAGTGTTTCCGATATTTTTCTCGACAAGGTCGCCGAATGGCTGACACAGTCGGCGCTGACAGGCGAAAATCTGGAGAGCATCGTTCGCGGCTTTTGCGAACGCATCGCCGCTTCAGGCCTGCCGATCGCCCGCGTGCACCTGACCTTCTCGATGCTGCATCCGCTCTATGATGCCCTCGGCTTCACTTGGCGCCGCGCCGGTGGCCTGACGATCGAAGGCTATCGGCATGTGAACGACAAGCCGGAGCGCTTCGTGCAGAGCCCCTATTATTATCTGCTCTCCAACAATCTCCTGCACCTGCGCCGTCGCGTCGATGTCGACGGGCCGCTGGAGTTTCCCGTCTTCGAGGACCTGCGCAAGGAAAAGATCACCGACTATATCGCCTTCGTGCAGACCTTCGGCGCCGGTTCCGCCCAGGGCATGATGGGCTCATGGTCAACCGACAGCATCAGCGGCTTCAGTGAGGAGATGATCGGCGCGCTGATGCGCATGCAGAATCATCTTGCCATGGCCGCCAAGATGGCGGTGCTTGGCAAGCTCGCCAACAATATGCTCACCACCTACCTCGGCGGCGACGCCGGCAAGCGCGTGCTGAATGGGCAAATCCGCCGCGGCGACGGCGAGACGATCCGCGCCGCCCTCGTCATGGGCGACATGCGGCAATCGACCCTCTATGCCGAGAAAGAAGGGCGCCAAGCCTATATCGATACGCTGAACGAATTCTTCGACGCCATCGCTGCGCCGTTCAACCGTAACGGCGGGGAGATCTTGAGTTTCCTTGGCGACGGTTTCCTTGCCGTCTATCCCTGCGGGCGGCACAAGGACCCCTCCAAGGTCGCCTGCGAGGCGGCACTGTCAGCCGTTTTCCATGCGCAGGGCCGTGTTGCCGCCCTCAACAAGGATCGCAAGACGCGGGGCCTCAGCGAAGTGCGCTACGGCATCGGTCTGCATGTCGGCAATGTCATGTTCGGCAATGTCGGGCTGAAGGATCGCCTGACCTTCTCCGCCTTCGGCGCCGCCGTCAATGAAGTGCAGCGGCTGCAATCGCTGACCAAAAAGTATTCGACGGAGGTGGTCGCAAGCCAGGCCTTTGCGGGCTACACCGGCGGCGAATGGGTAACGCTCGGCGAAGAGAGATTGCGCGGCGTCCGCCAACGCTTCACGGTCGTACATCCGAAAGCCATAGCCGATGCAAATGGGACGACGGAAGTCTTTCATGATGTGGCCGCCGACGGCTTGTCGGAGGCGGAACAGGTCATCCTGCTGCACCGGGATGCCAAGAAGTTCGAGAACCGCCAGCAAGTCGAGAAGTTCATCCAGTGA
- a CDS encoding ABC transporter ATP-binding protein, with the protein MASGTDLLRIENLDVSFSIYGDKLRVVKSANLRVLPGKVTALVGESGSGKSIISQSIMGILPTPAKATGRILFTDPLDGVTTDVLQLPRDSMEMRQLRGARMANIFQEPMTSLSPLHTVGNQISEALRIHNPAISKAEQREKTEEMLGLVGFQNPHRTFDMYPFELSGGMRQRAMIAMALICNPALLIADEPTTALDVTIQAQILGLLRNLQQKFNMAILLITHDLGVVANMADEVVVIYHGEIMEVGPVDTIFRQPQHRYLKALMSAVPHFDMKPGERLKSLRDVPVNIGTFSGKKKSAKTNGDAAQMLLSVRNLTKTYTSKGRGLFGRRAGTKFRAVDDVSFDIRRGECLGLVGESGCGKTTISKILMRAVSADDGSVTFDDGDGKIDVLAVKGDDLMELRTKIQMVFQDPVSSLSPRMTIRNILSEPLEIHEHGDSSERKEKVKGLMQAIGLDQHYLSRYPHSFSGGQRQRIGIARALALGPKLLILDEPVSALDVSVQAQILNLLKDLQKELGLTYLFISHNLAVVDYMADRIAVMARGRIVEIAPREIILRDPVHPYTRSLLAAVPFPDLDRPLDFSALNAEGPAAKQSWGPQFAEDEGGDLAYADLGGGHFVRARRGADVQELRTW; encoded by the coding sequence ATGGCGTCAGGGACTGATTTATTGCGTATCGAGAACCTCGACGTCTCGTTCTCGATCTACGGCGACAAGTTGCGGGTGGTCAAAAGCGCCAATCTCCGGGTGCTTCCCGGTAAGGTAACGGCGCTGGTGGGCGAGTCCGGTTCCGGCAAATCGATCATCAGCCAGTCGATCATGGGTATCCTGCCGACCCCGGCGAAGGCGACGGGCCGCATTCTTTTTACTGATCCGCTCGATGGCGTGACAACCGACGTTCTGCAGTTGCCACGCGACAGCATGGAGATGCGCCAGCTTCGCGGCGCGCGTATGGCCAATATTTTTCAAGAGCCGATGACCTCGCTCTCGCCGCTGCATACGGTTGGCAATCAGATCAGCGAGGCGCTTCGCATCCATAATCCGGCCATCAGCAAGGCCGAGCAGCGCGAGAAGACCGAGGAGATGCTGGGCCTCGTCGGCTTTCAGAACCCGCACCGCACCTTCGACATGTACCCGTTCGAACTGTCCGGCGGCATGCGTCAGCGCGCGATGATCGCCATGGCGCTGATCTGCAATCCGGCGCTTCTCATCGCCGACGAGCCAACGACGGCATTGGATGTTACGATCCAGGCGCAGATCCTCGGCCTGCTACGCAACCTGCAGCAAAAGTTCAACATGGCCATACTGCTGATCACCCATGATCTTGGCGTCGTCGCCAATATGGCTGACGAGGTCGTGGTCATCTATCATGGCGAGATCATGGAGGTCGGACCGGTCGATACGATCTTCCGCCAGCCACAGCATCGATATCTGAAGGCGTTGATGTCGGCGGTGCCGCATTTCGACATGAAACCCGGGGAGCGGCTGAAATCGCTTCGCGACGTGCCGGTCAATATCGGCACGTTCTCGGGCAAGAAGAAATCGGCCAAGACCAACGGCGACGCCGCGCAGATGCTGCTCTCGGTGCGCAATCTCACCAAGACCTATACCTCGAAAGGAAGGGGGCTGTTCGGACGGCGGGCGGGCACGAAGTTCCGCGCCGTCGACGATGTCAGCTTCGACATCCGCCGCGGCGAATGTCTGGGCCTCGTCGGCGAAAGCGGATGCGGGAAGACGACGATCAGCAAGATTTTGATGCGCGCCGTCAGCGCGGATGACGGTTCGGTGACGTTCGACGACGGCGACGGCAAGATCGATGTGCTGGCCGTCAAGGGCGACGATCTCATGGAGCTCCGGACCAAGATCCAGATGGTGTTCCAGGATCCGGTTTCATCCCTGTCACCGCGCATGACCATCCGCAATATTCTGAGCGAACCCCTTGAAATCCATGAGCACGGCGACAGCAGTGAGCGCAAGGAGAAGGTCAAGGGACTTATGCAGGCGATCGGGCTCGACCAGCATTATTTGAGCCGCTACCCCCACAGCTTTTCCGGCGGCCAGCGCCAGCGCATCGGCATCGCCCGCGCCCTGGCGCTCGGGCCGAAGCTCCTGATCCTCGACGAGCCCGTTTCGGCGCTCGACGTCTCAGTTCAGGCGCAGATCCTCAATCTTCTCAAGGATTTGCAGAAGGAACTTGGCCTCACTTATCTATTCATCTCGCACAATCTCGCCGTCGTCGACTATATGGCGGACCGCATCGCCGTCATGGCCCGCGGCCGCATCGTCGAAATCGCGCCGCGGGAGATCATCCTGCGCGATCCTGTCCATCCCTACACCCGCTCTCTGCTCGCAGCAGTCCCCTTCCCCGATCTCGACCGGCCGCTTGATTTCTCCGCCTTGAATGCCGAAGGTCCGGCCGCCAAGCAGAGTTGGGGACCGCAATTTGCAGAGGACGAAGGCGGTGACCTCGCCTACGCCGATCTTGGCGGCGGTCATTTCGTGCGCGCTCGCCGCGGCGCCGATGTTCAGGAATTACGCACGTGGTAA